In a single window of the Lebetimonas sp. JH292 genome:
- the gatA gene encoding Asp-tRNA(Asn)/Glu-tRNA(Gln) amidotransferase subunit GatA — protein sequence MITLKEALTLPKEEIKEIKKDIRKKAKEKKELGGYIEQFLGTDLNELGDGIPVAIKDNINVKGWEITCASKILKGYVAPYNATVIEKMLNNGLSPFGKTNMDEFAMGSSTETSTYGKTLNPNNPNRVPGGSSGGSAAVVGANLAIAALGSDTGGSIRQPAAFCGVVGMKPTYGRVSRYGLTAFSSSLDQIGPITQNVEDAAILYNIIAGYDKHDSTSAPVENKKIEFNENRKLKIAVIDNYIDEASEEIKKAIFDVINTLEKEGHTIIHKSLMNSKIDVATYYVVATAEASSNLARFDGMRYGNRIEGKDLKQTYKLTRAQFGEEVKRRIMLGTFVLSSGYYDAYYLKAQKVRHIIKNEYDKLFSEADLVLIPVTPTTAFEFNSKKDPLEMYLSDIYTISVNLAGVPAISLPIAKDKDNMPIGMQLIAKHFDEQTLFDGAKIVENIVKDSK from the coding sequence ATGATAACACTGAAAGAAGCTTTAACATTACCTAAAGAAGAGATAAAGGAAATTAAAAAAGATATAAGGAAAAAAGCGAAAGAAAAAAAAGAGCTCGGTGGGTATATTGAACAGTTTTTAGGTACTGATTTAAATGAATTGGGAGACGGAATTCCTGTTGCAATAAAAGACAATATAAACGTAAAAGGCTGGGAAATTACGTGTGCGTCTAAAATTTTAAAAGGTTATGTGGCCCCTTATAATGCAACAGTAATTGAAAAAATGCTAAATAACGGACTAAGTCCTTTTGGTAAAACAAATATGGATGAATTTGCAATGGGAAGTTCTACAGAAACAAGCACTTACGGAAAAACATTAAATCCCAATAATCCAAACAGGGTTCCTGGCGGAAGCAGCGGGGGAAGTGCCGCAGTAGTCGGTGCCAATCTTGCAATTGCCGCTCTTGGAAGTGATACCGGAGGTTCAATTCGTCAGCCTGCCGCATTTTGTGGGGTTGTGGGCATGAAGCCTACTTACGGAAGAGTTAGCAGATACGGGCTCACGGCTTTTTCAAGCAGTCTTGACCAAATCGGGCCGATTACACAAAATGTTGAAGATGCCGCAATTTTATACAATATTATTGCCGGGTATGACAAACATGATTCTACGAGTGCACCAGTTGAGAATAAAAAAATAGAATTTAATGAAAACAGAAAATTAAAAATAGCGGTAATTGATAATTATATAGATGAAGCAAGCGAAGAGATAAAGAAAGCTATTTTTGATGTAATAAACACTCTTGAAAAAGAAGGTCATACAATTATTCATAAGAGTCTGATGAATTCCAAAATAGATGTGGCAACTTATTATGTAGTGGCAACGGCCGAAGCAAGCTCAAATCTTGCGAGATTTGACGGTATGAGATACGGAAACAGAATTGAAGGAAAAGATTTAAAACAGACTTACAAATTGACAAGAGCACAGTTTGGAGAAGAAGTAAAAAGAAGAATCATGCTCGGAACATTCGTTCTTTCAAGCGGATATTATGACGCTTATTATCTAAAAGCCCAAAAAGTAAGACATATCATTAAAAACGAATATGACAAATTATTCAGCGAGGCTGATTTGGTTTTGATACCTGTCACACCGACAACGGCATTTGAATTTAATTCTAAAAAAGACCCGCTTGAAATGTATTTAAGCGATATTTATACAATAAGCGTGAATCTGGCAGGCGTTCCTGCTATATCACTTCCAATTGCAAAAGATAAAGACAATATGCCGATCGGTATGCAACTAATTGCTAAACATTTTGACGAGCAGACTCTTTTTGACGGTGCAAAAATTGTTGAAAACATTGTAAAGGATAGTAAATGA
- the dtd gene encoding D-aminoacyl-tRNA deacylase has protein sequence MKAIIQRVNYSAVFVENKLISEINKGLNVLIGFESTDTEENIYKMAKKIATLRIFENFSKSILDIDGEILLIPNFTIAGVTKKGTKPNFQYAMKKELAQQFYDKMLNELNNYCTCKSGKFGAEMNVIINNEGPVSLILEI, from the coding sequence ATGAAAGCAATAATTCAAAGAGTTAATTATTCTGCCGTTTTTGTTGAAAATAAATTAATTAGTGAAATAAATAAAGGACTAAATGTTTTAATCGGATTTGAATCAACCGATACAGAAGAAAATATTTATAAAATGGCAAAAAAAATTGCAACCTTAAGAATATTTGAAAATTTTTCAAAAAGCATTTTAGATATTGACGGAGAAATACTTTTAATTCCAAACTTTACCATAGCCGGAGTTACCAAAAAAGGGACAAAACCCAATTTTCAATATGCTATGAAAAAAGAATTGGCACAGCAATTTTATGATAAAATGTTAAATGAATTGAATAATTACTGCACCTGTAAAAGCGGTAAATTCGGAGCCGAAATGAATGTAATAATAAATAATGAAGGACCTGTAAGTTTAATATTGGAGATATAA
- a CDS encoding DUF2914 domain-containing protein, translating to MKKIAFMFFAVFAFSYNLKQFTTCKNVKNLTPVEITDVFTTKDKKVFAFAKFTNIEENRLIDFVWEKNVNDIWKLYADIQLPIYKGLRWRTYSNIKIRPFFTGNWRVSIYDGNNIIAIKEFKIVNEVNETNSAQQH from the coding sequence ATGAAAAAAATTGCTTTTATGTTTTTTGCTGTTTTTGCGTTTTCATATAATTTAAAACAGTTTACAACATGCAAGAATGTAAAAAATCTCACACCTGTTGAAATAACCGATGTATTTACCACAAAAGATAAAAAAGTTTTTGCATTTGCAAAATTTACAAATATAGAGGAGAATAGACTGATAGATTTTGTATGGGAAAAAAATGTTAATGACATATGGAAGCTGTATGCCGATATACAACTTCCTATATACAAAGGCCTAAGATGGAGAACATATTCAAACATAAAAATCAGACCTTTTTTTACAGGTAATTGGAGAGTAAGTATTTATGACGGTAACAATATAATTGCCATTAAAGAATTTAAAATTGTTAATGAAGTTAATGAAACAAATTCCGCTCAACAACATTAA
- the ileS gene encoding isoleucine--tRNA ligase, whose product MDYKETLLLPKTTFPMRGNLPQNEPKRYKKWFSENVYEKMKQNRQGNERFNLHDGPPYANGHIHIGHALNKILKDIINKFYYFQGFDIRYVPGWDCHGLPIEQQVEKKIGRAKKENLPKTKIRELCRTHAAKFIEIQKEEFKALGVIGDWENPYKTMDFAFEADIYKALSEIAKKGLLVERSKPVFWCMHDETALAEAEVEYEEKQDYSIYVTFPLSKEANKTLGTKHAKIIIWTTTPWTLPANMGIALSPEVKYVLTSDDFIVAKPLYETLRSEDVVRGDIVKEFDSKELEGLKAINPLNNRTSVILLGEHVTMDGGTGCVHTAPGHGEEDYKVWLKYGYSDILQPVDSEGKYSKTLETEKLLGDKSSEFVGMHIFEANEKILELLGENLIKSSKFTHSYPHCWRCHNPVIFRATKQFFIAMDKTYEGNTLRNKALKEIENIEFTPKTGKNRLTSMLSNRPDWCISRQRDWGVPIAFFRNKETGELIIDDEIIENIYSIFKVKGADAWYEMSIEELLPENKKEMAPKLEKIDDILDVWFDSGSTWFAVLKSGRYDAGNYPASMYLEGSDQHRGWFQSSLLVSTAVENKAPYKSILTHGFTVDENGEKMSKSKGNVVAPSEVAKKYGTEILRLWVASSDYSGDIKLGENILKQVSEQYRKLRNTIRFLLANVNDLEEINLSAPSNIDKWILNRAKNVFDEVIYLFNKYDFSKALNILNNFIVTELSAIYLDVCKDRLYCEAKDSPKRRNSQSAMALIARGLVSILAPVLTYTMDEAVEHAPNVIKEDAKDVFDFVYTPLADVENPISDEILEIRRRFFELVDKLKKEKVIKDTLELAIETNYVELINEEMADFFVVSMIGDEIEGEEFGEFHTKDEQFVIKIKKSPLHKCPRCWRYLAKEEGGLCVRCNKVING is encoded by the coding sequence ATGGATTATAAAGAAACTCTTCTTTTGCCCAAGACTACATTTCCCATGCGCGGAAATTTACCTCAAAACGAACCAAAAAGATATAAAAAATGGTTTAGTGAAAATGTTTATGAAAAAATGAAACAAAACAGACAAGGCAATGAAAGATTTAATCTTCATGACGGTCCCCCTTATGCAAACGGTCATATTCATATAGGGCATGCTTTAAATAAAATTCTAAAAGATATAATCAATAAATTTTATTATTTTCAGGGTTTTGATATAAGATATGTACCCGGTTGGGACTGTCACGGCCTTCCTATTGAGCAGCAGGTTGAAAAGAAAATCGGAAGGGCAAAAAAAGAAAATCTTCCTAAAACAAAAATAAGGGAACTTTGCCGGACTCATGCCGCCAAATTTATAGAAATACAAAAAGAAGAATTTAAGGCTCTCGGTGTTATAGGAGATTGGGAAAATCCTTATAAGACGATGGATTTTGCTTTTGAAGCAGATATTTATAAAGCATTAAGCGAAATAGCAAAAAAAGGGCTTTTAGTAGAAAGAAGCAAGCCTGTTTTTTGGTGTATGCATGATGAAACAGCACTTGCTGAAGCTGAGGTCGAATATGAAGAAAAGCAAGATTATTCCATTTATGTTACATTTCCTCTAAGCAAAGAGGCAAACAAAACTCTTGGAACTAAACATGCCAAAATAATAATCTGGACAACAACACCTTGGACACTTCCGGCAAATATGGGAATAGCTCTTTCTCCTGAAGTTAAATATGTTTTGACAAGCGATGATTTTATAGTCGCCAAACCTCTTTATGAGACATTAAGAAGTGAAGATGTTGTAAGAGGGGATATTGTAAAAGAATTTGATTCGAAAGAACTTGAAGGTTTAAAAGCAATAAATCCCTTAAACAACAGAACTTCTGTGATTTTACTCGGAGAACATGTGACAATGGACGGCGGAACAGGCTGCGTTCATACGGCTCCGGGGCACGGGGAAGAAGATTATAAAGTATGGTTAAAATACGGATATTCGGATATATTACAGCCGGTTGACAGTGAAGGTAAATATTCAAAAACTTTAGAAACTGAAAAACTTTTGGGAGATAAATCAAGCGAATTTGTAGGAATGCATATATTCGAGGCAAATGAAAAAATTTTGGAACTGCTTGGTGAGAATTTAATAAAATCCTCTAAATTTACCCACTCTTATCCTCATTGCTGGAGATGTCACAATCCTGTTATTTTCAGGGCGACAAAACAGTTTTTTATAGCAATGGATAAGACTTACGAAGGTAATACACTAAGAAACAAAGCCCTAAAAGAAATTGAAAATATTGAATTTACCCCAAAAACCGGTAAAAACAGATTAACATCAATGCTCAGCAACAGACCTGACTGGTGTATTTCACGACAAAGAGACTGGGGAGTGCCAATTGCGTTTTTTAGAAATAAAGAAACAGGTGAGCTAATAATAGACGATGAAATTATTGAAAATATTTATAGTATTTTTAAAGTAAAAGGTGCCGATGCCTGGTATGAAATGAGCATAGAGGAACTTTTACCTGAAAATAAAAAAGAAATGGCGCCTAAACTTGAAAAAATAGATGATATTTTGGATGTTTGGTTTGACAGCGGCTCTACATGGTTTGCAGTGCTTAAATCAGGCAGATACGATGCTGGTAATTATCCGGCGAGTATGTATCTTGAAGGAAGCGACCAGCACAGGGGCTGGTTCCAAAGTTCATTGCTTGTTTCAACCGCAGTTGAAAATAAAGCACCGTATAAATCAATTTTAACACACGGATTTACTGTTGATGAAAACGGTGAAAAAATGAGCAAATCAAAAGGGAATGTTGTTGCACCTAGTGAAGTTGCCAAAAAATACGGAACCGAAATCCTGAGGTTATGGGTTGCGAGCAGTGATTACAGCGGAGATATAAAACTTGGGGAAAATATATTAAAACAGGTTTCTGAACAATACAGAAAGCTGAGAAATACAATAAGATTTTTACTTGCCAATGTTAATGATTTGGAAGAAATAAATCTAAGTGCTCCCTCAAATATAGATAAATGGATATTAAACAGGGCTAAAAATGTGTTTGATGAGGTTATATATCTGTTTAACAAATATGATTTTTCGAAAGCTCTTAATATTTTAAATAATTTTATAGTTACCGAGCTTAGCGCAATATATCTTGATGTTTGTAAAGACAGACTCTATTGTGAGGCTAAAGATTCTCCTAAAAGAAGAAATTCCCAGAGTGCTATGGCTTTAATAGCAAGAGGTCTTGTTTCTATTTTGGCACCTGTTCTTACATATACAATGGATGAAGCGGTTGAGCATGCACCTAATGTTATAAAAGAAGACGCAAAGGATGTATTTGATTTTGTATATACCCCTTTGGCAGATGTGGAAAATCCTATAAGTGATGAAATTCTCGAAATAAGAAGAAGATTTTTTGAACTTGTTGATAAACTTAAAAAAGAAAAAGTTATAAAAGATACTCTTGAACTTGCCATTGAAACGAATTATGTGGAATTAATAAATGAAGAAATGGCTGATTTTTTTGTTGTTAGTATGATTGGTGATGAAATAGAAGGAGAGGAATTTGGCGAATTTCATACAAAAGATGAGCAGTTTGTTATAAAAATTAAAAAATCTCCTCTGCATAAATGCCCAAGATGCTGGAGATATTTAGCAAAAGAAGAAGGCGGGCTTTGTGTTAGATGCAATAAGGTTATAAATGGATAA
- the hemH gene encoding ferrochelatase, with amino-acid sequence MKAVVLMNMGGARSEKELKEFLFNMFMDKRIINSPLRYFLAPLISNIRYKKVWKNYEKIGGSRIYKITEQISKKLKNSSFDVLYSMRYTKPNLKDLDLQKYEEIIFLPLYPHYSFTTYQSSVDEIKELNLKIPYKIIKPFYKNEKFNEIIKANILNSIDNPKNWNLIFSAHGLPKSIIKKGDSYEKEVNEHVNILKKLLPEFKSINLAYQSRFGPSEWLKPYLHEKLKKYKNENVLIYPISFMIDNSETDLELKIEYKYLAEEIGIKNYKVVECPNDNENTINFLKELINESNNSKS; translated from the coding sequence ATGAAAGCGGTAGTTTTGATGAATATGGGAGGGGCAAGAAGTGAAAAAGAACTTAAAGAATTTTTATTTAATATGTTTATGGATAAAAGAATAATAAACTCGCCTTTGAGATATTTTCTTGCGCCCCTTATTTCAAATATAAGATATAAAAAAGTATGGAAAAATTATGAAAAAATCGGCGGCAGCAGAATTTATAAAATTACTGAACAAATATCTAAAAAACTTAAAAACAGCAGTTTTGATGTTTTGTATTCCATGCGATACACAAAACCAAATTTAAAAGATTTAGATTTACAAAAATATGAAGAAATTATCTTTTTACCACTTTATCCACACTACTCTTTTACAACATACCAAAGTAGTGTTGATGAAATAAAAGAGCTTAATTTAAAAATTCCATATAAAATAATAAAACCTTTTTATAAAAATGAAAAATTTAATGAAATAATTAAAGCAAATATTTTAAATTCAATTGATAATCCTAAAAATTGGAATTTAATATTTTCAGCCCACGGACTTCCAAAAAGTATCATAAAAAAAGGTGATTCATACGAAAAAGAAGTAAATGAGCATGTAAATATTTTAAAAAAATTATTACCTGAATTTAAATCTATAAACTTAGCATATCAGTCAAGATTCGGACCGAGTGAATGGCTAAAACCTTATTTACACGAAAAGCTTAAAAAATATAAAAATGAAAATGTTTTAATTTATCCCATTTCATTTATGATAGACAATTCAGAAACAGATTTAGAACTTAAAATTGAGTATAAATACCTTGCAGAAGAAATTGGTATAAAAAATTATAAAGTGGTTGAATGCCCAAATGATAATGAAAACACAATAAATTTTTTAAAGGAATTAATTAATGAAAGCAATAATTCAAAGAGTTAA
- a CDS encoding CinA family protein, with the protein MEVFFVGKAWKFKKNLRDELLKKIDYDKLTFLDKFDINFKPQKETIIVTDENSYPLVAKIFANLTNQNLVVKDNFLVPEMAKYSKNSFLIDFYYQINIILLKDQIPEILIISPEYEEINIFNLDIESAKLLLEPVFNAYKINPVIFEEAGIIKIYTEPIDFNIKKEILSTVPYTVFGNIFEHIVNNLPPKKITFAESCTGGLIASTLTKISGSSNCFDGSVVTYANRIKHEWLGVEELTLEKYGAVSEQTVKEMLLGALEISKADYALAVSGIAGPTGGTPQKPVGTVYIGVANKKELKVELLHLKGDRNYNQYLAMMNAIRLFITFSGLYSKIS; encoded by the coding sequence ATGGAAGTTTTTTTCGTGGGAAAAGCATGGAAATTTAAAAAAAATCTAAGAGATGAACTTTTAAAAAAAATTGATTATGACAAACTTACGTTTTTAGATAAATTCGATATTAATTTTAAGCCCCAAAAAGAAACAATAATTGTCACAGATGAAAATTCTTATCCTCTTGTAGCCAAAATATTTGCAAACCTTACAAATCAAAATTTAGTGGTAAAAGATAATTTTTTGGTTCCTGAAATGGCAAAATATTCTAAAAATTCCTTCTTAATTGATTTTTATTATCAAATAAATATAATATTATTAAAAGACCAAATACCTGAAATTTTAATAATATCCCCGGAATATGAAGAAATAAACATATTTAATCTGGATATAGAGAGTGCGAAACTGCTGTTGGAGCCTGTTTTTAACGCCTATAAAATAAACCCCGTTATTTTCGAAGAAGCGGGAATAATAAAAATTTACACCGAACCTATTGATTTTAATATAAAAAAGGAAATTTTAAGCACTGTTCCGTATACTGTTTTCGGAAATATATTCGAGCATATTGTAAACAATCTGCCTCCTAAAAAAATAACATTCGCAGAAAGCTGTACAGGAGGGCTTATTGCAAGCACTCTAACAAAAATTTCAGGAAGCAGCAACTGTTTTGACGGAAGCGTTGTGACTTATGCAAACAGAATAAAACACGAATGGCTTGGGGTTGAAGAGCTGACACTTGAAAAATACGGCGCTGTAAGCGAACAAACAGTAAAAGAAATGCTCCTCGGGGCACTTGAAATTTCTAAGGCGGATTATGCCCTGGCCGTTAGCGGAATAGCCGGACCTACAGGAGGGACGCCTCAAAAACCAGTGGGAACTGTATATATAGGCGTGGCAAACAAAAAAGAACTTAAAGTAGAACTTTTACACCTCAAAGGTGACAGAAATTATAATCAGTATCTGGCAATGATGAATGCAATAAGACTTTTTATTACATTTAGCGGCCTTTATAGTAAAATTTCATAA
- the ppk2 gene encoding polyphosphate kinase 2, giving the protein MKKNNLPEYTLPKEKVFKKNGKLKDKFYEKELLNLQIELVKLQTWIQKHQKRMLIVFEGMDTAGKDGTIKRILEHLNPRFARSVALDKPSNKEKSEWYFQRYVPHFPAGGEMVFFNRSWYNRAGVEVIFGFCTHEEYLRFIRQCPRFEELIVDDGIKFFKYYLNISKEEMYKRLKSRETDPLKKWKLSTLDWKSYEHYDEYQKLKDDMFAASSTPYAPWVIVDANDKKRARINIIRDIISQFDYDDKDYFFLPDPTIVKFVSHIE; this is encoded by the coding sequence ATGAAAAAAAACAATTTGCCTGAATATACCTTGCCTAAAGAGAAAGTGTTTAAAAAAAACGGAAAATTGAAGGATAAATTTTATGAAAAAGAACTTTTAAATCTTCAAATAGAGCTTGTAAAACTTCAGACATGGATTCAAAAACATCAAAAAAGAATGCTAATAGTTTTTGAAGGAATGGATACCGCGGGAAAAGACGGAACAATAAAAAGAATACTTGAACATTTAAATCCAAGGTTTGCCAGAAGCGTGGCTCTTGATAAACCAAGCAATAAAGAAAAGAGTGAATGGTATTTTCAGAGATATGTACCTCATTTTCCGGCCGGTGGAGAAATGGTATTTTTTAATAGAAGCTGGTACAACAGGGCAGGGGTTGAAGTTATTTTCGGATTTTGTACTCATGAGGAATATTTAAGATTTATCCGTCAGTGTCCGAGATTTGAAGAACTTATAGTAGATGATGGAATAAAATTTTTTAAATATTATTTAAACATCAGCAAGGAGGAAATGTATAAAAGATTAAAATCACGTGAAACGGATCCGCTAAAAAAATGGAAACTCTCAACACTTGACTGGAAAAGTTATGAGCATTATGATGAATATCAAAAATTAAAAGATGATATGTTTGCCGCAAGCTCAACTCCTTATGCACCATGGGTTATAGTTGATGCAAATGATAAAAAAAGAGCAAGAATTAATATAATAAGGGATATTATCTCCCAGTTTGATTATGATGATAAAGATTATTTTTTTCTGCCTGATCCTACTATTGTGAAATTTGTTTCGCATATTGAATAA
- the guaB gene encoding IMP dehydrogenase — MRIKYKALTFEDVLLVPQYSNVLPKEVNLKTRFTRNVSLNIPIVSAAMDTVTEARAAIALARLGGIGVIHKNMDIETQAKEIIKVKKSESGIIIDPVKVYPEDTIAKALEIMATYKISGVPVVDKNDKLLGILTNRDLRFEQNYNRLVKDLMTPMPLITAREGITLEQAEQILHKNKIEKLPIVDEDGYLKGLITIKDIQKKKDYPNANKDKYGRLRVAAAVGVGNGIERAAALVGAGVDVIVVDSAHGHSQGILDLVSDIKKRFDVDVVAGNVATAGATRDLIAAGADGVKVGIGPGSICTTRIVAGVGVPQISAIDECAAAAAEFDVPVIADGGIKYSGDIAKALAVGASCVMIGSLLAGTEESPGETIMYQGRQYKAYRGMGSIGAMQKGSNDRYFQEGTAADKLVPEGIEGMVPYRGKIADVIHQLIGGLRSSMGYCGAKNIPTFWERAEFVEITSAGLKESHVHDVTITKEAPNYHQ; from the coding sequence ATGAGAATAAAATATAAAGCTCTGACTTTTGAAGATGTACTTTTAGTCCCACAGTATTCTAATGTTTTGCCTAAAGAAGTGAATTTAAAAACAAGATTTACAAGAAATGTATCTTTAAATATTCCTATTGTTTCTGCTGCGATGGATACTGTTACAGAAGCAAGAGCCGCAATTGCATTGGCTAGACTTGGAGGAATAGGGGTAATTCATAAAAATATGGATATTGAGACTCAGGCGAAAGAAATAATTAAAGTTAAAAAAAGTGAAAGCGGTATTATAATAGACCCTGTCAAAGTTTACCCTGAAGACACTATTGCCAAAGCTCTTGAAATTATGGCAACATATAAAATTTCTGGCGTGCCTGTGGTTGATAAAAATGATAAACTGCTCGGTATTCTTACAAACAGAGACCTTAGATTTGAACAAAATTATAATAGATTGGTAAAAGATCTTATGACTCCTATGCCGTTAATTACCGCAAGAGAGGGAATAACATTAGAGCAAGCAGAACAAATCCTGCATAAAAATAAAATTGAAAAACTTCCTATTGTGGATGAAGACGGTTATTTAAAAGGGCTTATTACCATTAAAGATATCCAAAAGAAAAAAGATTATCCAAATGCAAATAAAGATAAATATGGAAGATTAAGAGTGGCTGCTGCGGTTGGGGTCGGAAATGGAATTGAAAGAGCCGCCGCGCTTGTAGGAGCCGGCGTTGATGTAATCGTTGTAGATTCGGCCCACGGTCATTCTCAGGGTATTTTAGATTTGGTTAGTGATATCAAAAAAAGATTTGATGTTGATGTGGTGGCCGGGAATGTAGCTACGGCAGGGGCAACAAGAGATTTAATTGCAGCGGGGGCCGACGGTGTAAAAGTAGGAATAGGTCCGGGAAGTATATGTACAACAAGGATAGTCGCAGGCGTAGGGGTTCCTCAAATCAGTGCGATTGATGAATGTGCGGCTGCTGCGGCAGAATTTGATGTACCTGTAATAGCGGACGGAGGTATTAAATATTCGGGAGATATCGCAAAAGCCTTGGCAGTCGGTGCAAGCTGTGTAATGATTGGAAGCTTACTCGCAGGTACGGAAGAAAGTCCAGGTGAAACTATTATGTATCAGGGAAGACAGTATAAAGCATACAGAGGTATGGGAAGTATCGGTGCTATGCAAAAAGGAAGCAATGACAGATATTTTCAGGAGGGAACAGCGGCTGATAAGTTGGTTCCTGAAGGAATTGAAGGTATGGTTCCATACAGAGGGAAAATTGCCGATGTAATTCACCAGTTGATTGGTGGTCTTAGGTCTTCTATGGGATACTGCGGTGCAAAAAATATACCGACTTTCTGGGAAAGGGCTGAATTTGTGGAAATTACAAGTGCCGGTCTTAAAGAATCACATGTGCATGATGTAACTATTACAAAAGAAGCTCCTAATTATCACCAATAA
- a CDS encoding bifunctional 3,4-dihydroxy-2-butanone 4-phosphate synthase/GTP cyclohydrolase II, which translates to MDSIERVKKAIEEIQKGNIIIMIDDEDRENEGDLVYAGVFSTPQKVNFLASKAKGLICVSLTKEIADNLDLTPMVPQNKENFSTAFTISVDAKETKTGISAYERDMTIKKLSSPVSKPDDFVRPGHIFPLIAKDGGALVRTGHTEGSVDICKLAGVYPVAVICEIMKEDGTMARRGDLKEFAKQNNLSIVYISDIVEYRLQYESLLSIEKKEKINLKGIDFEKITFIDHLGNKHYVLANNPKETTNVKFYPVMSNVDFLLNEQLINEYNKVLEYIKYNSGVIVFINSNSKDKNKEFGIGAQILKNLGIKNLNLFSHKKSEFNSLKGFGLEINKYLEIK; encoded by the coding sequence ATGGATTCAATTGAAAGAGTAAAAAAAGCAATAGAAGAAATTCAAAAAGGCAATATCATTATAATGATTGATGATGAAGACAGGGAAAATGAAGGGGATTTGGTATATGCTGGAGTATTTTCAACTCCCCAAAAAGTAAATTTTCTGGCAAGCAAGGCCAAAGGTTTAATCTGTGTATCTTTAACAAAAGAAATAGCTGATAATCTTGATTTAACTCCTATGGTTCCGCAAAATAAAGAGAATTTTTCAACAGCCTTTACAATAAGCGTGGATGCAAAAGAAACCAAAACTGGAATCAGTGCATATGAAAGAGATATGACTATAAAAAAATTAAGCTCACCTGTTTCAAAACCGGACGATTTTGTGCGACCGGGGCATATATTCCCGTTAATTGCAAAAGACGGAGGGGCACTAGTCAGAACCGGCCATACAGAAGGAAGTGTGGATATTTGCAAACTTGCTGGAGTCTATCCTGTAGCGGTAATTTGTGAGATAATGAAAGAAGACGGGACAATGGCCAGAAGAGGAGATTTGAAAGAATTTGCAAAACAAAATAATCTCTCTATTGTTTATATATCCGATATTGTAGAATACAGACTTCAGTATGAAAGCCTATTGAGCATTGAAAAAAAAGAAAAAATCAATTTAAAAGGAATTGATTTTGAAAAAATAACTTTTATTGACCATTTAGGCAATAAACACTATGTCTTAGCAAACAATCCTAAAGAAACTACAAATGTAAAATTTTATCCTGTTATGAGCAATGTAGATTTTCTTTTAAATGAACAATTAATAAATGAATATAATAAAGTTTTGGAATATATAAAATATAATTCCGGGGTTATTGTTTTTATAAATTCAAATTCAAAAGACAAAAACAAAGAATTCGGTATTGGGGCTCAAATACTCAAAAACCTTGGAATAAAAAATTTAAATCTGTTTTCACACAAAAAAAGCGAATTTAATTCTTTGAAAGGATTCGGCTTAGAAATAAACAAATATCTGGAAATAAAATGA